From Streptomyces sp. TLI_053, a single genomic window includes:
- the galE gene encoding UDP-glucose 4-epimerase GalE, with amino-acid sequence MRKVLITGGAGFIGSTVASALLDAGITPVVLDDLSKGRAEFVEGREFYRGDIADPALVDRIFAEHPDIDATLHCAARIVVPESVARPLFYYRENVGKTVELLESLQRNGCTRVVFSSSASIYRPTPTGRVDESCPVDGSSPYARTKQMMEQVLQDWTRGADADGTRVVALRYFNPIGADPRLRTGLQDLAPSHALGKLIEAHVSGTPFTITGVDWDTRDGSGIRDYIHVQDVADAHVAALVRFDEVVRPGAEDRYRVVNIGTGDGTTVRELVEAFEQAIGEKLDVREAEPRPGDVLGCYSDVTAARELLGWEPRRSIAEGVRDALAWRARWIERLATTV; translated from the coding sequence GTGCGAAAGGTACTGATCACCGGCGGGGCAGGATTCATCGGAAGCACCGTGGCGTCCGCGTTGCTGGACGCGGGCATCACCCCGGTCGTCCTCGACGACCTCTCCAAGGGCCGGGCCGAGTTCGTCGAGGGCCGGGAGTTCTACCGGGGGGACATCGCGGACCCGGCGCTGGTCGACCGGATCTTCGCGGAGCACCCCGACATCGACGCGACGCTGCACTGCGCCGCCCGGATCGTCGTCCCCGAGTCGGTCGCGCGCCCGCTGTTCTACTACCGGGAGAACGTCGGCAAGACCGTCGAACTGCTGGAGTCGCTCCAGCGCAACGGCTGCACCCGGGTGGTCTTCAGCAGCTCCGCCTCCATCTACCGCCCCACCCCGACCGGCCGGGTCGACGAGAGCTGCCCGGTCGACGGGAGCAGCCCGTACGCGCGCACCAAGCAGATGATGGAGCAGGTGCTCCAGGACTGGACCCGGGGGGCCGACGCCGACGGGACGCGGGTCGTCGCGCTGCGCTACTTCAACCCGATCGGCGCCGACCCGCGGCTGCGGACCGGTCTCCAGGACCTCGCGCCGAGCCACGCGCTCGGCAAGCTGATCGAGGCGCACGTCAGCGGTACCCCGTTCACCATCACCGGTGTCGACTGGGACACCCGGGACGGCTCGGGGATCCGGGACTACATCCACGTCCAGGACGTCGCCGACGCCCACGTCGCCGCGCTGGTCCGGTTCGACGAGGTGGTCCGGCCCGGGGCCGAGGACCGCTATCGGGTCGTCAACATCGGTACCGGTGACGGCACCACGGTCCGCGAGCTGGTCGAGGCCTTCGAGCAGGCGATCGGCGAGAAGCTGGACGTCCGGGAGGCGGAGCCGCGCCCCGGGGACGTGCTCGGCTGCTACAGCGACGTGACGGCGGCGCGCGAACTGCTCGGCTGGGAGCCGCGCCGGAGCATCGCGGAGGGCGTCCGGGACGCGCTCGCGTGGCGCGCCCGCTGGATCGAGCGCCTGGCCACGACCGTCTGA